In the genome of Sphingomonas naphthae, one region contains:
- a CDS encoding MarR family winged helix-turn-helix transcriptional regulator produces the protein MAVPSASPLFLRETEIRRGIELLHFGYSHLHRGIDAALERIGLGRAHHRALYFIARKPDLTVSELLATLGITKQSLGRVLNELGARGLVETRTGREDRRQRLLRLTAAGRALETELFDALRERLSAAYGEAGYGAVGGFWQVLEGLVPAEERGRIEVLRKG, from the coding sequence ATGGCTGTCCCGTCCGCTTCGCCCCTTTTCCTGCGCGAGACCGAGATCCGGCGCGGGATCGAGCTGCTCCATTTCGGCTACAGCCACCTCCATCGCGGGATCGATGCCGCGCTGGAGCGGATCGGGCTCGGCCGGGCGCACCACCGCGCGCTCTATTTCATCGCCCGCAAGCCTGATCTGACGGTAAGCGAACTGCTCGCCACGCTCGGCATCACCAAACAGTCGCTCGGCCGCGTGCTCAACGAACTGGGCGCGCGCGGGCTGGTCGAGACGCGGACGGGGCGCGAGGATCGGCGCCAGCGCCTCCTGCGACTGACGGCGGCAGGGCGCGCGCTGGAAACCGAATTGTTCGATGCCCTGCGCGAGCGGCTGTCGGCGGCCTATGGCGAGGCGGGCTATGGCGCGGTCGGCGGCTTCTGGCAGGTGCTGGAGGGGCTGGTGCCCGCCGAGGAGCGCGGGCGGATCGAGGTGTTGCGGAAGGGGTGA